From a region of the Kaistia sp. 32K genome:
- a CDS encoding transporter substrate-binding domain-containing protein, which yields MNRREVFGAVALGAGLGLATQASAQAPAAAGIPANNSRLAKILERGVLRVGTTGDFNPMSFRDTATNSYQGYDIEAVTALAADLKVEIEWVTAEWATITTGITADRFDIFSGASVSVARARVAAFSIPYTEAGTVPLGLASAAERFHSWDSINASGVRVAVSQGTVFEDQARQHFPDATIQAVQLPATGFQEVLSGRADVTITSNVEAATLVAKYPELKILVSSAELRNKRPFAYVLDQNDPVWLNFINTWVSLRRIEGFYAALDAKWLGRA from the coding sequence ATGAACAGACGCGAAGTTTTCGGCGCAGTCGCCCTCGGCGCCGGCCTCGGCCTTGCCACGCAGGCATCGGCACAGGCGCCGGCTGCCGCCGGCATTCCCGCCAACAATTCCCGGCTCGCCAAAATCCTCGAGCGCGGCGTGTTGCGCGTCGGCACGACGGGCGATTTCAACCCCATGTCGTTCCGCGATACCGCGACCAACAGCTATCAGGGCTATGACATCGAGGCCGTGACCGCCCTTGCCGCCGATCTCAAAGTCGAGATCGAATGGGTGACCGCCGAATGGGCCACCATCACCACCGGCATCACCGCTGACCGCTTCGACATTTTCTCGGGCGCTTCGGTCAGTGTCGCCCGCGCCCGCGTCGCCGCATTCTCCATCCCCTATACCGAGGCCGGCACCGTGCCCCTGGGTCTGGCGAGCGCGGCCGAGCGCTTCCACAGTTGGGATTCCATCAATGCGTCTGGCGTGCGGGTCGCCGTGAGCCAGGGCACGGTGTTCGAAGATCAGGCGCGCCAACACTTCCCCGACGCCACGATCCAGGCCGTGCAGTTGCCCGCCACCGGCTTCCAGGAAGTTCTTTCCGGGCGCGCCGATGTCACCATCACCTCCAATGTCGAGGCAGCCACGCTGGTCGCCAAGTATCCGGAGCTGAAGATCCTCGTTTCGAGCGCCGAGCTGCGCAACAAGCGCCCCTTCGCCTATGTGTTGGATCAGAACGATCCCGTCTGGCTGAACTTCATCAATACCTGGGTATCGCTACGCCGCATCGAAGGCTTCTACGCCGCGCTCGACGCCAAGTGGCTCGGCCGGGCCTGA